One region of Diabrotica undecimpunctata isolate CICGRU chromosome 6, icDiaUnde3, whole genome shotgun sequence genomic DNA includes:
- the ergic53 gene encoding protein ERGIC-53: MNLEVILFVFFGVVLNYSTATVVHKRFEYKYSFKPPYLAQKDGSVPFWEYAGNAIASSENVRLAPSLRSQKGAIWTKQPINFDWWDVDISFRVTGRGRIGADGLAFWYTQNKGSYTGEVFGSSDQWVGLGLFFDSFDNDNKHNNPYIMAVLNDGTKQFDHQNDGITQQLAGCLRDFRNKPFPTRARIEYYQNTLTVLFHNGRTNSEEDYEMCLRAENVVLPKGGYFGVSAATGGLADDHDVIHFLTSSLHTPDQVQQNQFQGEEQQKLQQEYQDYQQKLEAQKAEYKKEHPDVKEPEVEDWYESDSQRELRQIFQGQNQIYEVLRELNKKIDEVVGRQERTMSLISQQASMLQTGGAPPPPPGAAPVQPGETIRRHEVDALFNNHNLISGYLQELKQFVLEVKTRADTILNNQAKQPTAQVQSVGYDTQSLISEMRDGLNHVKQNIAQLSLKTPTAQACPTVSCISLTAVLAIAAVQLAIILAYNIYRDNKDNSNKKFY; this comes from the exons ATGAACTTGGAGgtgattttatttgtattttttggtGTTGTTTTAAATTACAGTACCGCCACAGTAGTCCATAAAAGATTTGAGTACAAATATTCATTCAAACCTCCATACCTAGCCCAAAAAGACGGGTCAGTGCCGTTTTGGGAATATGCTGGAA ATGCTATTGCCAGTTCGGAAAACGTGCGATTGGCGCCTTCTCTAAGAAGTCAAAAAGGAGCAATATGGACAAAACAACCCATTAATTTCGACTGGTGGGATGTTGATATCTCGTTTAGGGTAACTGGAAGAGGCAGAATTGGAGCTGATGGATTA gcATTTTGGTACACCCAAAATAAAGGCTCATACACTGGCGAAGTGTTTGGTTCTTCAGATCAATGGGTTGGATTAGGTTTATTTTTTGATTCATTTGACAATGACAACAAACATAATAACCCATACATTATGGCTGTGTTGAATGATGGAACCAAGCAGTTTGACCATCAAAA tgatGGAATCACCCAACAACTGGCTGGATGTTTGCGCGATTTCCGTAACAAACCCTTCCCTACTCGAGCGAGAATAGAATACTACCAGAACACCTTAACAGTCTTATTCCACAACGGCAGAACCAACAGCGAAGAAGACTATGAAATGTGTCTTAGAGCTGAAAACGTCGTTTTACCCAAAGGAGGGTATTTCGGTGTTTCAGCCGCCACCGGCGGACTCGCCGACGATCACGACGTTATACACTTTCTTACCAGTAGTCTACACACACCAGATCAAGTACAACAGAATCAGTTCCAAGGAGAAGAACAACAGAAGCTGCAGCAAGAGTATCAAGACTACCAGCAGAAGTTGGAGGCGCAAAAGGCTGAATATAAGAAAGAACATCCAGATGTG AAAGAACCGGAAGTCGAGGACTGGTACGAATCGGATTCACAAAGGGAGCTCCGTCAAATATTCcaaggccaaaaccaaatttacGAGGTACTCAGAGAACTGAACAAAAAAATTGACGAAGTCGTCGGGCGACAAGAAAGAACGATGAGTTTGATATCTCAGCAAGCTAGCATGTTGCAAACGGGCGGAGCACCTCCACCGCCGCCGGGCGCGGCTCCTGTACAACCCGGCGAAACCATCAGAAGGCACGAAGTGGATGCTTTGTTCAACAACCACAATCTGATTAGTGGTTACCTACAAGAACTCAA ACAATTCGTTCTCGAAGTCAAAACTCGAGCCGATACGATCTTGAACAACCAAGCGAAACAACCGACAGCTCAAGTGCAGTCGGTAGGATACGATACTCAATCATTGATCTCAGAAATGCGAGATGGACTCAACCATGTCAAGCAGAACATCGCGCAACTGTCACTGAAAACGCCGACAGCCCAAGCATGTCCGACAGTAAGCTGTATATCCCTCACGGCTGTACTGGCCATCGCGGCGGTACAATTAGCTATTATTTTAGCCTATAATATTTATAG